The Eschrichtius robustus isolate mEscRob2 chromosome 5, mEscRob2.pri, whole genome shotgun sequence DNA window TGCTCTCCTCGCTCTCCGACTTCCTGCCCTGCAGCTGCTGCCCCTGGGCAGCCAGCGTGCCCTGCTTACTCCTCGTGAGCGCCCGCATCATACTCCAGCACATGAAGGCCACGGAGAACAGGACCACGAGGTAGATGACGAAGGCACCAAAGATGCTGGACTGGAACACGGTCCAGCGGCTGGACAGGTTGGTGCAGATGGACATGTTGGAGCTCTCCGGTTGCTCGTGGTGGCGGGTGCGGGAGCGGTTGCACGTGAGACCGCGGTGACTGGGCACGTTCACCAAGGGGTACTCGACTCCCATGGCAAAAAGCAAAGGCAACGCCACCAGGGCGGAGGTGACCCAGACGAAGGCAATCAGCAGCTTCACCTGGCAGGGCCCCGACATGGCCTTGTACCGGAAGGGGTGGCAGATGGCGATGTAGCGCTCGAAGCTGAGCGTCAGCACGTGCAGCAGCGTGGCGTAGCTGCAGGCCTCGAAGAGGAACGTGTGAAGCTTGCAGGGCACGGTGTAGCTGGGCTTGGTCAGGGGATTCCAGATGATGCTGTAGAACTCCACGGGCATGCCGACGAGGAAGACCAGGATGTCGGAGCAAGCCAGGCTCACCATGTGATCCGTCACCTCCTTCTGCAGGTAGCCCTTTTTCTGCAGCACCTGGGTGACCCGAATGGTGACGCTATTCCCCAGGATGCCCACCACGAAGATGGCCAGGTACACCAGGATGAGGGTGATTTTGATCCAGGAGGCCACCTCGAACCCGGGAACATGGCTGTGATCGATGACATGGGAGCAGTCACTGCCAGGACGGCTGGGCGAAGCCATGAGGAAGACAGCCGGCCAGGCCGCGGCGTCCAAAGACCTTCTgaactccccttcctcctccctgcgcGGCCCGAAGTTCTCGGCCGCAACTCACTAGCGTGGGTGCAGGGCTTTTTCCAGCTCACCTGGAAAAGGTAACAAGCTTTCGGGCGCTTTCACGGAAACTTCCCGGAGCAGCCCAACCTAGCCGAGGCTGGAGGCGTCCgagggtggggttgggggtgggtgtgTCTGGGCGAGGCGGGGAGAGCGCGGAGGAAGGAGGTTCCAATCTCGCTGCAGCCAGTCAGCCCGCAGGCCCCAGCGCGCAGGCCCTTCCCTTCTCTGTCCCGGGCGCTCCCCTCCCGGCTGCCTGGCCCTGGCGCGCCAAACCCACCCTCCGGGAGCGCACGCTCCCGAACGGCTGGAGGCGGGGTGGTCAGCGATTAATCATTAACCGCCGCCGCCTGAGCTCCTGGCCGCAGACCCAGCCCAGCGGGGGCGTGCTCGGCTCACACACATGGTCCGGACACCAGATCTTGGCCCCGGAGCACGGGGCGACGGGTGGCCCCATCTCACCCGCCGCCCACGCGGCCGCCGCCGAGTCAGCGTCGCCGTCCGGTCCCGCGCGCATCCCACCGCGGGGAGGCGCAGCCGGGGGGAAGCTGGAGTGCGCTCCCGGGCTTAGGCGGGGAAAGACCAAGctgccccctcctgccctggGGTCCCTTCGAAGGTTTGGGACACCGCGGCCCGTTTGGGGGGCGGGGGACGGTGGACCCGGGCGCCCGCCTCGGTCGCTGGCCAGTTGGCTGGGCCGCCCTGGCGCAGCCAGCAGGCTTTCGCCTCCTTGGTGCCCTGCCGTCGGGCCCTGGGGTGTTGGCACTGGACGGTCAGGCTGTGCGCTGGCGAGAGCCGCTGTTCCAGGAAGTCGCCCCCAAGCAGGCTACTAGGTTCCCAGAGAAGCCCTGCATCTCCCCAAAGCCTCCCGGGCGTTCTGCGCAGGGCCTGCCTCACCTTCCTGCCGAAGGACCCGAGGAGCGCGGGCTCCCTCCTTTCAGTTTCACTCCACAGCTCAGGCCCCTCTCCCGGCGGCAGCGGCGGGAAGTCCTTAACTGGGGACATGCATATGGATGAGGGTGGCACCATCCGCCAGGTTGCCCCTGGTGGGAAGCGCGTCCTCCCAGGGAGCTGCGACCAGGACATCAAGGGCAGTAGGAGGGGGTAAACATGGCGATAAGGATCATAATATTTTCCCTCTTCTCAGAAGAGGAAAACCTCTAGTGGGCCCATCTTCATCTTCTAATTCTAAAATCAGAAGGAACTTTGCCGGGGGAGGTAGGGGGCTGTCCTATGCATTGTAGAATATTTAGCATCTTCATGTCCCACGCTGAATAGCGACAGCCAGAATGTGTCCAGACGTTGCCAATTGTCCTCTGAGGGGGCAAAACTGCCCCAggtggagaaccactgccttGAAGGAAGAAACTGGAACCTCTTCGTCCGTTCATCCTGAGGGCGTAGCACAGGCCTGTCCAAAAAAGCATCCTTAAATTATCACGGCCACTGCCCTGTGATGTGAtcgttttaaagatgaaaaaactgaggtgtCCAGAGGATAGGCGCTTCCCCAAGGCCATAATAAAGTGAGTGAGGGACTTGAAAACCCAGATCCGTCCAACCCTGGGTATGCCTACGCTCCTAACAGGGAGGGAATTCTGGGAGCACAGAAGGTGCTACTTGACCTACTTGCTGGCGGAGAAACTCTGAACTCATTGCCTCATCGGTGAACTGTGCTTAGCTACATGACCTCAATTGCCATATAGGGGCCGCACAAAGCTCACGGGGTAAGCATGGACTCTTGGAGCTTTCGTAACTACACATTAGAATCCTGAGTGGACTCCTCTGCAAAAGGCCCTGACTGGTTATTTGCTGTCCCAGAGTGACTGAGAAGAAGGGCTAGGaagaccccaccaccaccaccagcatacAAACAcatccctggccctgcccacttcTTTcttctaaagaggaaacaagccaGGAACCTCACCCGTCTTCCTCAGCCCTGCCACTGATTCTTCCTTTGAAATTCTCCTCTTGGTCATTCTCTGAgcccctattatgtgccaggcactttcccATAATTCATTTCTTTCAGTCCTCACAAGGCTGCAAGGTGGACCTTACTacccccattatacagatgaagaaactgaggataaGGAAAATTAAGTGACCTACCATTAAAGGTTGGGGGCAggcttcaaacccaggtctgtctggctccaaagccctcTCCACTCTGGAATGCTATCCCTCTGTGCAGGACAAGACTGTTGTCAGGCTGATAGTGGCATTTTGGGGAGAGAGACTTTTTTTAAGTCACCAGTTCTGATGCTTCTCCTCTCCCCAGCTGCGGCATGCCAGTCATCCTGCAATGTATTTGATAATTCCAATTTGTTCTGCTCAGACAAGATTTCCATTATTgtccaatttctttcatcaaattttttttctttcacaaagtGTGAACAAGGATTACAAATGCATGGCCAAATGGTGAGAATCAAGCTCATTAAAATTCGCTCCTTACAGGAGAGACGGAAAAATGCATTTTGAACAAAGGTCCAGGAGAATTGAATTTCCATTTCGCCTTTGCTTTTCCTAAGACCAATTAAAAAGTGTTCAACGTGCTCTCACTTGTTGATAAGAGACTGGTATAACACCTTGCCTGGCTCTGTGTAATCTAGATTTTTTATTAGCATATTGTAtgcggggaggaggggaggaagaaaagtAATGAAAAGTGAGAGGAAGGAATACTTGAGGTACTCTTTGATATCAGCTCTACTCAAGGGTCATTTTAGTGTCTACACAAATTTATATTCACATTTTACACATTCCAGGTGACCTTTGGGGTCTTCTAGGCTAGTGGCTTTCACACATTTTTTAAGcactaatttttataataaaatcttaCATTggcacccaaagtttaaaaaaaaacaaaacacatatacacacaaacacacacactgacatatacatacatattgtatttttgtaaatttaaatttattttgtatgcTCAAATTcacatttactcatttaaaatcAATAATACCCTAAAAAGTGAATAACACCTTGTTTACAAAGGTTCATGGTAAAATCATAGTGACTGTACTCTAAGCTATAAAGAGAACTTCAATAACTTTCAAAACTTATAAACAGTGTAGATAACTTTACTTATAATGCAATATAACTAACAAGTCATAACAGAACCAGAAAAGTGAAACATAAAACTCCACCAtctcaaaagaaaaccaaaaccaaaattgCAAAGTATCTAGAGAATAATGACCACAAAAAGACTGCCTATCAGAACCTGTAGGAAATAGCTAAAGGAGTTCTCAGAGAAAAATTCAGAGCCCTAAATATTTATTCTAATAAACAGGAAAGAATAACAATAAGAGAagttataaaaagaataaaattaaggaaaacaaGAAGGGATTAATAAAAGATCAAAGGAATTACGAAAGAACTAAATAGAGCTAATAAATaatctcaaaacttttttttaagtaggaCTAGCCAT harbors:
- the GPR39 gene encoding G-protein coupled receptor 39; translated protein: MASPSRPGSDCSHVIDHSHVPGFEVASWIKITLILVYLAIFVVGILGNSVTIRVTQVLQKKGYLQKEVTDHMVSLACSDILVFLVGMPVEFYSIIWNPLTKPSYTVPCKLHTFLFEACSYATLLHVLTLSFERYIAICHPFRYKAMSGPCQVKLLIAFVWVTSALVALPLLFAMGVEYPLVNVPSHRGLTCNRSRTRHHEQPESSNMSICTNLSSRWTVFQSSIFGAFVIYLVVLFSVAFMCWSMMRALTRSKQGTLAAQGQQLQGRKSESEESRSARRQTIIFLRLIVVTLAVCWMPNQVRRIMAAAKPKHYWTKSYFQAYMTLLPFSDTFFYLSSVVNPLLYNVSSQQFRSVFGQVLRCRLTLPHANQEKRLRAHVASTVDSARLARRPLIFLASRPNASARRTDKVFLSTLQSEAKPDSKPQQVSRESPDPNSEVTPANPATENGFQEHEV